In Syngnathus typhle isolate RoL2023-S1 ecotype Sweden linkage group LG14, RoL_Styp_1.0, whole genome shotgun sequence, one genomic interval encodes:
- the rpl36 gene encoding large ribosomal subunit protein eL36, whose product MAIRYPMAVGLNKGHKVTKNVTAPKHSRRRGRLTKHSKFVRDMIREVCGFAPYERRAMELLKVSKDKRALKFIKKRIGTHIRAKRKREELSNVLAAMRKAAAKKD is encoded by the exons ATGGCTATTCGCTACCCGATGGCCGTTGGCCTCAACAAAGGCCACAAAGTCACCAAAAACGTTACCGCGCCCAAACACAGCCGCCGACGCGGG CGTCTGACCAAGCACAGCAAGTTTGTGCGGGACATGATCCGTGAGGTGTGTGGCTTTGCTCCCTACGAGAGGCGAGCCATGGAGCTGCTTAAAGTGTCCAAGGACAAGCGGGCGCTCAAGTTCATCAAGAAAAGG ATTGGCACCCACATCCGCGCCAAGAGAAAGCGTGAGGAGCTGAGCAACGTGCTGGCCGCCATGAGGAAGGCCGCCGCCAAGAAGGACTAA